Proteins co-encoded in one Nicotiana sylvestris chromosome 7, ASM39365v2, whole genome shotgun sequence genomic window:
- the LOC138872744 gene encoding uncharacterized protein gives MAFNPNRGHSGLDATTRKVLTYFYWKGIRKDIVTFILNCTTCQRNKYDTSASPGLLQPLPIPPLPWTDITMDFIEGLPRSKDWSSLLPLAEWWYNSTPHSSVKTSPFELLYGYPPLLHLPFLPGDTDFSSVEDILLSTLAGSPYHKLISRYFGPYPIVEKIGVVSYKLLLPPEVLIHPTFHISHHKIFHSLPLEIIHPHVFDLSSHLCPVPEAILARRLIKRGNKVVAQCLVKWSNLDASYATWELASVLRTRFPAFTLDDKGDLQQGGIDTHIAATSNVAAELAAEWDYLKVSWWEKELVAISIFQFVFNYILNPNCISSEL, from the exons ATGGCATTCAACCCCAATAGGGGCCACTCTGGGTTAGATGCCACCACCAGGAAGGTGCTCACTTATTTCTATTGGAAGGGCATCAGAAAAGACATTGTAACCTTCATTCTTAATTGTACTACCTGCCAAAGGAACAAGTATGATACATCAGCCTCTCCTGGTCTTCTTCAACCTCTTCCTATTCCCCCTTTACCTTGGACTGACATTACCATGGACTTTATTGAGGGACTTCCAAGGTCCAAAG ATTGGTCTTCCTTATTACCCTTAGCTGAATGGTGGTACAACTCCACTCCACACTCCTCCGTTAAAACCTCTCCCTTTGAACTTTTATATGGCTATCCTCCCCTCTTACACCTACCCTTCCTTCCTGGTGATACTGATTTTTCTTCTGTTGAGGATATCTTACTC TCCACCTTAGCTGGTTCTCCTTATCACAAGCTCATATCCCGTTACTTTGGTCCCTATCCCATTGTTGAAAAGATTGGTGTTGTTTCTTATAAGCTCTTGTTACCTCCTGAGGTTCTTATCCACCCCACCTTTCATATTTCTCACCACAAAATTTTCCATTCTCTTCCTTTAGAAATTATTCACCCACATGTCTTTGACCTTTCAAGCCACCTTTGTCCAGTTCCTGAGGCTATTCTTGCTCGCCGTTTGATCAAAAGGGGAAACAAGGTTGTTGCTCAGTGCCTTGTCAAATGGTCCAACTTAGATGCTTCTTATGCCACCTGGGAATTGGCTTCTGTCCTTCGTACTCGTTTCCCAGCTTTCACCCTTGACGACAAGGGTGATCTTCAACAAGGGGGTATTGATACACACATTGCAGCAACGTCTAACGTGGCAGCTGAGTTGGCAGCTGAGTGGGATTATTTGAAAGTTAGTTGGTGGGAAAAGGAGTTAGTTGCAATCtctatttttcagtttgttttcaaCTACATTCTAAATCCCAACTGTATAAGTAGTGAATTGTAA